A part of Paraliobacillus zengyii genomic DNA contains:
- a CDS encoding DUF3231 family protein, producing MGVLSGNPKKQPLHYGEVFSMWSFLAAAKGNYATYQTFINHTGDKELKNLLEDLNRGMKQEMESVEEILKVNGIALPPSPPERSLADIEDIPSGAKFSDQEISAVVSANIAAGLIACSTIIGQSLREDIAMLFGQFHMNKAQAGAKALRLNKDKGWIILPPMQAKIPNKE from the coding sequence ATGGGTGTACTATCAGGTAATCCAAAGAAACAACCACTTCATTATGGTGAAGTTTTTAGCATGTGGTCCTTTCTAGCAGCTGCTAAAGGTAACTATGCGACGTATCAAACATTTATTAACCATACAGGTGATAAAGAATTAAAAAATTTATTAGAAGATTTAAACCGAGGAATGAAACAGGAAATGGAAAGTGTGGAAGAGATTCTTAAAGTTAATGGAATAGCTTTGCCTCCTTCTCCTCCAGAACGTTCCCTCGCAGACATTGAAGATATTCCATCTGGTGCGAAGTTCAGTGATCAAGAAATTAGTGCTGTAGTTTCTGCAAACATTGCAGCAGGTTTAATAGCTTGTAGTACAATAATTGGACAGTCACTTCGCGAAGATATTGCCATGCTTTTTGGCCAGTTCCATATGAATAAAGCGCAAGCTGGAGCAAAAGCACTTCGATTAAATAAAGACAAAGGATGGATTATACTCCCTCCAATGCAAGCAAAGATTCCAAATAAAGAGTAG
- a CDS encoding spore coat protein produces MAYMLDHVQDQELKQLLERHFPFHVRDYNMKVEFLNKVEGATTELPLFKEDGKILSDYTQSNMNAYPPVQPRVTVTDMNDREMATNYLLTLKRAGREYAWSAMESANPEIRSFLQTAFMMSCSHAYEAWQYMVSKGYYPLEPADQAMTTKIGAMYQMVPEDQQKIQAMMMKYDGQNPIAGSSDQMYQ; encoded by the coding sequence ATGGCGTACATGTTAGATCATGTTCAAGATCAGGAACTCAAACAATTATTAGAGCGTCATTTCCCGTTTCATGTAAGAGATTATAATATGAAAGTGGAATTTTTAAACAAGGTAGAAGGTGCAACAACAGAACTGCCATTATTTAAAGAAGATGGTAAAATACTATCCGATTATACACAGTCAAATATGAATGCCTATCCACCTGTACAACCTAGAGTGACTGTTACAGATATGAATGATAGAGAGATGGCAACGAACTATTTATTAACGTTAAAAAGAGCTGGCCGTGAATATGCCTGGTCTGCAATGGAAAGTGCTAATCCAGAAATTCGTTCTTTTTTACAAACAGCCTTTATGATGAGTTGTTCACATGCATATGAAGCATGGCAATACATGGTTAGTAAGGGATATTATCCATTAGAACCAGCTGATCAAGCTATGACTACAAAAATCGGCGCGATGTACCAGATGGTGCCTGAAGATCAACAGAAAATTCAAGCAATGATGATGAAATACGATGGTCAAAACCCGATTGCAGGTTCAAGTGATCAAATGTATCAATAG
- a CDS encoding zinc-dependent alcohol dehydrogenase translates to MKAVTYQGKYEIAVKKVDYPKIQDKQDIIVRITSTAICGSDLHLYQGNFPLPIGYVIGHEPMGIVEEVGSEVTKLKKGDRVVIPFTVACGTCQYCNAHQESQCDNANPHYDSGGYFGYSEKFGDHPGGQAEYLRVPYGNYTPFRIPDDCELEDESLLFLSDVLPTAYWSVENAGVKAGDTVIVLGSGPIGLMTQQFAWQKGAERVIAVDYIDNRLQYSKNVNKTEIFDFSKHDDMGEVLKDVTNGGADVVIDCVGMDGKKSPLEFVEQKLKLQGGTMGPIQIATKAVKKCGTYQITGVYGGNYNLFPLGAFFSRNINIKTGQAHARSFMEPIYNQIVNGEIDPTKIITHTLPLDEASHGYNIFNKKEDNCIKVILKP, encoded by the coding sequence GTGAAAGCTGTTACGTATCAAGGGAAATATGAAATTGCAGTAAAAAAAGTAGATTATCCAAAAATACAAGATAAACAAGACATTATTGTTCGGATTACTTCTACTGCAATTTGTGGTTCTGATCTGCACTTGTATCAAGGAAACTTTCCATTGCCAATTGGCTACGTAATCGGACATGAACCAATGGGAATTGTCGAAGAAGTTGGTTCTGAAGTAACTAAATTAAAAAAAGGTGACCGTGTTGTAATTCCATTTACTGTTGCTTGTGGAACGTGTCAATACTGTAACGCACACCAAGAAAGTCAGTGTGATAACGCAAATCCACATTATGATTCAGGTGGTTATTTTGGTTATTCAGAAAAATTTGGCGATCATCCAGGGGGACAAGCTGAATACTTACGTGTTCCTTATGGGAACTACACACCTTTTCGAATTCCGGATGATTGCGAACTTGAAGATGAGTCACTTCTATTTCTTTCTGATGTGCTTCCAACAGCATATTGGAGTGTAGAAAATGCAGGCGTTAAAGCTGGAGATACAGTGATTGTTTTGGGCTCCGGTCCTATTGGATTAATGACACAGCAATTCGCATGGCAAAAAGGTGCGGAAAGGGTAATTGCTGTAGATTATATCGATAATCGTTTGCAGTATTCTAAAAATGTAAACAAGACAGAGATATTCGACTTTTCGAAACATGATGATATGGGTGAAGTTTTAAAAGACGTAACAAATGGTGGTGCTGACGTTGTCATTGATTGTGTCGGTATGGATGGTAAAAAGTCCCCTTTAGAGTTTGTTGAACAAAAACTTAAATTGCAAGGTGGAACAATGGGACCAATTCAGATTGCCACGAAAGCTGTTAAGAAATGTGGAACGTATCAAATTACTGGTGTGTATGGAGGTAATTATAATTTATTTCCTTTAGGCGCCTTCTTTTCTAGAAATATAAATATTAAGACGGGCCAAGCACATGCTAGGTCTTTCATGGAACCAATTTATAATCAAATAGTGAATGGTGAAATAGACCCAACAAAGATCATTACACATACACTACCTCTAGATGAAGCATCACATGGTTATAACATATTTAATAAAAAAGAAGACAATTGTATTAAAGTAATACTCAAACCATAA
- a CDS encoding DUF2512 family protein, with translation MKHFNLIGLKILLLLVVLYTILGIGYNVSFGNVMFISIVLGISAYLIGDLLILSRTNNTIATTADFGMAFVIIYLMTDGLTVGGNPFAAALISAVAVGICEVIFHKYVANKLNMSSDDFIPINRTNFSTETSEELTPYKDEEK, from the coding sequence ATCAAGCATTTTAATTTAATTGGGTTAAAAATCTTACTATTATTAGTAGTGCTTTATACAATATTGGGAATTGGGTATAATGTATCGTTTGGTAATGTAATGTTTATAAGCATTGTTTTAGGAATTTCTGCTTATTTAATTGGTGATTTGCTCATACTATCTCGAACGAATAATACAATTGCAACAACAGCTGATTTTGGGATGGCGTTTGTGATTATTTATCTAATGACTGACGGATTAACAGTAGGTGGAAATCCATTCGCAGCTGCATTGATTTCTGCTGTTGCAGTGGGAATATGTGAGGTTATTTTCCATAAATATGTTGCGAATAAATTGAATATGAGCAGTGATGATTTTATTCCAATAAATCGTACGAATTTTAGTACGGAGACGTCTGAGGAATTAACACCATATAAGGATGAAGAAAAATAA
- a CDS encoding manganese catalase family protein, which yields MFFHVKELQYEAKVSRPDPVYAKKLQEVLGGQWGEISVTMQYLFQGFNCRGNKKYRDLLLDIGTEEIAHVELLATLIARLLDNTPIDVQEQAYQSDPALAAIMGGMNPQHAIVSGLGAMPADSVGNRWSADYIISSGNLLADFRANVTAESQGRLQVARLYQMTDDPLVKDSLSFLLARDTAHQNQWIEAIRELEAQAQDVVVPTNFPRECEKQEVSYDLYNTSQGQADANGPWAQGVAPDGRGQFRYIAQPIPYAGIPKLQPAPANLFNTPPLPSK from the coding sequence TTGTTTTTTCATGTAAAAGAACTACAATATGAAGCAAAAGTTTCTAGACCAGACCCTGTCTATGCTAAAAAGTTACAAGAAGTATTAGGCGGTCAATGGGGCGAAATATCGGTAACAATGCAGTATCTGTTTCAAGGTTTTAATTGTAGAGGAAATAAAAAATATCGTGATTTACTTTTGGATATTGGTACTGAGGAAATTGCACACGTTGAACTTCTAGCAACACTTATTGCTAGGTTATTGGATAACACACCAATTGACGTGCAAGAACAAGCATACCAATCAGACCCAGCACTTGCTGCAATTATGGGTGGTATGAATCCGCAACATGCGATTGTTTCTGGTTTGGGTGCGATGCCAGCAGATAGTGTTGGTAATAGATGGTCAGCGGATTATATTATATCAAGTGGTAACCTACTTGCTGACTTTCGGGCTAACGTAACAGCTGAATCACAAGGAAGATTACAAGTAGCACGTTTATACCAGATGACAGACGATCCTTTGGTCAAAGATTCACTAAGCTTTTTATTGGCACGAGACACTGCGCACCAAAACCAATGGATTGAAGCAATTCGTGAGCTTGAAGCACAAGCACAAGATGTTGTCGTTCCAACTAATTTTCCAAGAGAATGTGAAAAACAAGAAGTTTCGTATGATCTATACAATACATCACAGGGGCAAGCAGATGCTAATGGACCATGGGCGCAAGGCGTTGCACCTGACGGCAGAGGACAATTTAGATACATCGCACAACCAATACCATATGCAGGAATACCTAAACTACAACCCGCACCAGCAAATCTCTTTAATACGCCTCCACTTCCATCGAAATAA
- a CDS encoding amino acid permease, with protein sequence MGSNKKGKHKKIKWWQLALIGIGCTIGTGFFLGSAIAIKRAGPTVLILFILAALATYIVYDALSSMSVSDPQKGSFRTYAKKAYGRWAGFSNGWVYWSSELLIMGSQLTALAIFSQYWFPDIPLWILSSVFAFLGIGVIITGVSGFERIENIFGAMKIAAILMFIIIGILAISGLLKGGAPDRAFSFTGRGLFPEGFTGIWTAFIYVLYAFGGIEVMGIMSNELKNSKDAPKAGKVMLSVLTIIYVTSIGLAVWIAPNNKFTTDESPFIMVINQFDLTVIAHIFNGVLIIGGFSTMVASLYGITTILTSLSEDKDAPALFSKTGPRNVPYYSVILTTIGLIASIVVAILLPGKIYEYLTTAASLMLLYIWIFILFSYHKLIDINGWKKIKRWIGICLLFTGIIGTLFDKVARIGFFISFAFILIISIVTFMMRKKWRSESK encoded by the coding sequence ATGGGGTCTAATAAAAAAGGAAAACACAAGAAAATAAAATGGTGGCAACTAGCTCTAATCGGCATTGGTTGTACAATTGGCACAGGATTTTTTTTAGGATCAGCAATTGCAATTAAAAGAGCTGGACCTACTGTACTCATTTTATTTATTCTTGCTGCACTAGCTACGTATATAGTTTATGATGCATTATCAAGTATGAGTGTATCTGATCCACAGAAAGGATCCTTTCGTACATATGCAAAAAAAGCATATGGACGTTGGGCTGGCTTTAGTAATGGTTGGGTTTATTGGTCATCTGAATTATTAATAATGGGAAGTCAATTAACGGCTTTAGCCATCTTTTCACAATATTGGTTTCCAGATATTCCACTTTGGATATTATCAAGTGTTTTTGCTTTTTTAGGGATTGGTGTAATCATTACTGGTGTATCAGGTTTTGAACGAATTGAAAATATTTTTGGTGCAATGAAAATTGCTGCAATTCTAATGTTCATTATTATCGGTATTTTAGCTATTAGTGGTTTATTAAAGGGCGGAGCACCGGATCGTGCTTTCTCATTTACAGGAAGGGGATTATTCCCAGAAGGCTTTACTGGAATTTGGACCGCCTTTATCTATGTATTATATGCTTTCGGAGGTATCGAAGTTATGGGTATCATGTCCAATGAACTTAAGAACTCAAAAGATGCCCCGAAAGCCGGAAAAGTAATGCTCTCTGTTTTAACGATAATTTATGTTACTTCGATTGGTTTAGCGGTTTGGATTGCACCAAATAACAAGTTCACCACTGATGAGAGCCCTTTTATCATGGTAATTAATCAATTTGATTTAACTGTCATTGCGCATATATTTAATGGTGTATTAATAATTGGTGGTTTTTCAACCATGGTTGCATCGCTTTATGGCATTACAACTATTTTAACTTCATTATCAGAAGATAAAGATGCACCAGCATTATTTTCTAAGACTGGGCCTCGAAATGTTCCTTATTATTCTGTCATCCTTACAACTATTGGACTGATTGCCTCAATTGTAGTTGCTATACTCTTACCTGGAAAAATTTATGAGTATTTAACGACTGCAGCAAGTCTCATGTTGTTGTATATATGGATTTTCATTTTGTTTTCCTACCATAAATTAATAGATATAAACGGTTGGAAAAAAATCAAACGATGGATAGGTATTTGTTTATTATTTACTGGTATTATTGGAACATTATTTGATAAAGTGGCCCGCATTGGTTTTTTTATTAGTTTTGCTTTTATACTAATTATTTCAATTGTCACTTTCATGATGAGGAAGAAGTGGCGGTCAGAATCTAAATAA
- a CDS encoding LysE family transporter — MGVFLSYLVLGLSLAAPIGPINAAQINQGIKNGFFHSWLIGLGSIVGEFLFIIAIFFGLVHFLEMPIMKTFLWSFGTFVLLYTAIENMVSVPKIDNATNRQTDSLKRTFWSGFFLTITNPLSILFWLGIYGSILANTIHHYDMPHVIMYGSAVLLGLMLWDVTMAVLSSSFRKILTPALLKGISFVSALSLFGFAGYFGFQALQLLFRF, encoded by the coding sequence GTGGGTGTATTTTTAAGTTATCTAGTATTGGGATTATCTTTAGCTGCTCCAATCGGTCCGATTAATGCAGCACAAATTAATCAAGGTATCAAAAATGGTTTTTTTCATTCATGGTTAATTGGATTAGGTTCAATTGTTGGTGAGTTTTTATTTATCATTGCAATCTTTTTTGGACTTGTTCATTTTTTAGAAATGCCAATCATGAAAACATTTCTATGGTCGTTCGGTACGTTCGTACTTCTTTACACAGCAATTGAGAACATGGTTAGTGTACCTAAAATAGACAATGCAACTAATAGACAAACGGATTCACTTAAAAGAACTTTCTGGAGTGGATTTTTCTTAACGATAACGAATCCTTTATCAATTTTATTTTGGCTCGGTATTTATGGATCTATTTTAGCAAATACAATCCATCACTATGATATGCCACATGTTATCATGTATGGTAGTGCTGTTTTGTTAGGATTGATGTTGTGGGATGTAACGATGGCAGTTCTCTCTAGTAGTTTTAGAAAGATTCTAACACCAGCCTTGCTTAAAGGTATATCGTTTGTATCAGCCCTATCATTATTCGGATTTGCTGGCTACTTTGGCTTTCAAGCACTTCAGTTGTTATTTAGATTCTGA
- a CDS encoding manganese catalase family protein translates to MFSHIKKLQYTAKPTTPDPVYAKKLQEILGGQYGEISVMMQYLFQGWNCRATGKYKDMLLDIGTEEIAHVEMLATMIAQLLDNAPVQDQEAGAKDPVIEAVLGGMNPQHAIVNGLGAQPNDSAGYPWNARYTISSGNLLADFRANLNAESQGRLQAVRLYEIATDPGVKDMLSFLIARDTMHQNQWMAAIEELEQKQGAVVPSTFNAEKQKQDVAYAFMNFSEGEESKAGRWASGTSMDGKGNFEYIQNPQANGQNPSLMPAPIYIHGTPPLQ, encoded by the coding sequence ATGTTTTCACATATTAAGAAACTTCAATACACAGCTAAACCAACTACGCCTGATCCCGTTTATGCTAAAAAACTACAAGAGATTTTAGGTGGTCAATACGGTGAAATATCGGTAATGATGCAATATTTATTTCAAGGGTGGAACTGTAGAGCAACTGGAAAATATAAAGATATGCTTTTAGATATTGGAACAGAAGAGATAGCACATGTAGAAATGTTAGCTACTATGATCGCACAACTCTTAGATAATGCACCAGTTCAAGATCAAGAGGCTGGGGCAAAAGATCCTGTTATCGAGGCAGTTCTAGGAGGAATGAATCCGCAGCACGCAATTGTCAATGGTCTAGGAGCACAACCAAATGATAGTGCTGGTTACCCTTGGAACGCGCGCTATACTATTTCTAGTGGTAACTTACTAGCTGATTTCAGAGCAAATTTAAATGCTGAATCACAGGGACGATTGCAAGCAGTAAGATTATACGAGATTGCAACTGATCCAGGAGTGAAGGACATGCTTTCCTTCCTTATTGCAAGAGACACCATGCACCAAAATCAATGGATGGCAGCGATTGAAGAATTGGAGCAAAAGCAAGGTGCTGTTGTACCATCTACATTTAATGCTGAAAAACAAAAGCAAGATGTGGCATATGCATTTATGAACTTTTCTGAAGGTGAAGAGAGTAAAGCTGGACGCTGGGCAAGTGGAACATCAATGGACGGCAAAGGAAACTTTGAATATATTCAGAATCCACAAGCAAATGGACAAAATCCAAGTCTAATGCCAGCACCGATCTATATTCATGGAACACCACCACTCCAGTAG
- a CDS encoding four-helix bundle copper-binding protein, translating to MSHQKYEEIIKTLHECMEACNHCYTSCFEEDANKMEACIRLDRECATICASFEQALTYDTAFVQEYAQLCATACKACGDECAKHDHDHCKKCADACYACEDACKKLIA from the coding sequence ATGAGTCATCAGAAATATGAAGAAATAATTAAAACATTGCACGAATGTATGGAGGCTTGTAATCATTGTTACACCTCTTGTTTTGAAGAGGATGCAAATAAAATGGAGGCATGTATTCGTTTAGATCGAGAATGTGCAACAATTTGTGCTTCTTTTGAACAAGCTCTTACGTATGATACAGCTTTTGTACAAGAATACGCACAACTGTGCGCAACAGCTTGTAAAGCTTGTGGGGATGAATGTGCTAAACATGATCATGACCATTGTAAAAAATGTGCTGATGCTTGTTATGCATGTGAAGATGCTTGTAAAAAATTAATAGCATAA
- a CDS encoding UDP-N-acetylmuramoyl-L-alanyl-D-glutamate--2,6-diaminopimelate ligase has protein sequence MKLLNLLSNIKYKQIKNQNLNEIEIHGIAESSSEVKPGFIFVAIKGYRSDGHDYIEDAIKNGASIIIGEKQFTDLSVPFINVSNSRKALAVIAGNFYGNPSHNKIMIAITGTNGKTTTSYLVKHILESNGMSCGLVGTIETIINGESNPSINTTPGSLTLNRLLYESNDQVIILEASSHGLLQYRLEGINFDSCLFLNLSHEHLDYHDSIEEYFETKATLFQLLKENGQAIINTDDSWGAKLNERLQLDEVNTSTIGKSATNDYCIEITGQDGSFKIKREGRTEEINPSMKGIHNIYNSSMAYAVAHQLGANERLISKSLKNFPGVDGRFQVFPQQNGANVVVDYAHTTDAFYHCLHTAKVAGAKRIVHIFGFRGNRDKTKRKDMLEITAKLSDQYLLTLDDLNTVPLEDMIETLENIHNTIGNHKGLVIPDRTLAIQQAMVTSQNGDWIIITGKGHEPYQQSFSLPTKSDKETVTYLTE, from the coding sequence ATGAAGCTATTAAATTTACTGAGTAATATAAAATATAAACAGATTAAAAATCAAAATTTAAATGAGATAGAAATTCATGGTATTGCTGAATCCTCATCTGAAGTGAAACCAGGTTTTATTTTCGTTGCGATTAAGGGTTATAGATCAGACGGACATGACTATATTGAAGATGCGATAAAAAATGGTGCATCTATCATCATTGGAGAAAAACAGTTTACTGATTTATCGGTACCATTTATTAATGTAAGTAACAGTCGTAAAGCGTTAGCGGTTATAGCGGGAAACTTTTATGGAAATCCATCTCACAATAAAATAATGATTGCTATTACGGGAACGAATGGAAAAACAACAACAAGTTATCTCGTCAAGCACATATTAGAAAGTAATGGCATGTCTTGTGGATTAGTTGGAACAATTGAAACTATTATTAATGGCGAAAGTAATCCGTCTATTAATACAACTCCGGGTTCACTCACACTCAACAGATTATTGTATGAAAGTAATGATCAAGTCATCATTTTGGAAGCTTCTTCACACGGCCTATTACAATATCGACTGGAAGGAATAAATTTTGATAGTTGTCTCTTTCTGAACTTAAGCCACGAACACTTAGATTATCATGATTCTATTGAAGAATATTTCGAAACAAAAGCAACACTTTTTCAATTGTTAAAAGAAAACGGACAAGCTATTATAAACACGGATGATAGTTGGGGAGCAAAGTTAAATGAGCGATTACAGCTTGATGAAGTTAACACTTCTACAATAGGAAAAAGTGCTACTAATGATTACTGCATTGAAATAACTGGGCAAGATGGTTCGTTCAAAATAAAAAGAGAAGGAAGAACAGAGGAAATAAATCCATCAATGAAGGGCATTCATAATATATATAATTCCAGCATGGCTTATGCAGTTGCACACCAACTTGGAGCTAACGAGAGATTAATAAGTAAGTCATTAAAAAATTTCCCAGGTGTTGATGGTCGATTTCAAGTGTTCCCGCAACAAAATGGCGCAAATGTTGTTGTTGATTACGCACATACTACGGATGCTTTTTATCATTGTTTACATACAGCTAAAGTAGCCGGCGCTAAAAGAATTGTTCACATATTTGGTTTTAGAGGAAATCGAGACAAGACGAAACGAAAAGACATGCTTGAGATTACAGCTAAACTGAGTGATCAATATTTATTAACATTGGATGATTTAAATACAGTACCTTTGGAAGACATGATTGAAACGCTAGAAAATATTCACAACACTATCGGTAACCATAAAGGATTAGTGATCCCAGATCGAACTTTAGCCATTCAACAAGCAATGGTTACAAGTCAGAATGGTGATTGGATTATTATTACTGGAAAAGGTCATGAACCTTATCAACAATCATTTAGCTTACCTACCAAATCCGATAAAGAAACTGTAACTTACTTAACAGAATAA
- a CDS encoding PspC domain-containing protein, with product MKNRVTRSVSDRKIFGVFGGIGNYFNIDPTILRLAYVALTIFNPTLLLVYILAIFIIPEEKT from the coding sequence GTGAAAAATAGAGTAACCCGTTCTGTTAGTGACAGAAAAATATTTGGTGTTTTTGGTGGAATTGGTAATTATTTTAACATTGATCCAACTATATTAAGATTGGCTTATGTAGCTTTGACTATATTTAATCCAACTTTACTATTAGTTTATATTTTAGCTATATTTATCATACCTGAGGAAAAGACTTAA
- a CDS encoding SGNH/GDSL hydrolase family protein: MKIICFGDSLTRGVSVAKGRLRILKENYPAFLQQLFYENEGETVNVINKGVFNANSDSLLSRLNKDVIDQHPDYAIIEIGGNDCNFNWQEVVKSPRFEHAPIVPIDRYLENIRTIVTKVQESGITPIISTLPPLDPVRYYKNVSDKYSDVVGHLISSMGGIEHWHGIYNRNLNKLADELGVLKIDVRSAIKKAGDLAELISDDGIHLTAKGYKVFSQDVYKNIMNFVK, encoded by the coding sequence ATGAAAATAATTTGTTTTGGAGATAGTCTTACACGTGGGGTCTCTGTAGCAAAGGGTAGATTGCGTATTTTAAAAGAGAACTATCCTGCTTTTTTACAGCAATTATTTTATGAAAATGAGGGAGAAACTGTTAACGTTATAAACAAAGGTGTTTTTAATGCTAATTCTGACTCTTTACTTTCCAGATTAAATAAAGATGTAATAGACCAACATCCTGATTATGCTATAATTGAAATTGGTGGCAATGATTGCAATTTTAATTGGCAAGAGGTTGTGAAAAGCCCACGTTTTGAACATGCTCCTATTGTTCCAATTGACCGTTATTTAGAAAACATTCGAACAATCGTTACAAAAGTCCAAGAAAGTGGTATAACTCCAATTATTTCCACATTGCCACCTTTAGATCCGGTACGTTATTATAAAAATGTTTCTGATAAATATAGTGATGTAGTTGGACATCTGATTAGTTCTATGGGTGGTATCGAACATTGGCATGGTATATATAACCGCAATTTAAATAAGTTGGCAGATGAGTTAGGTGTTTTAAAAATTGATGTTAGAAGCGCAATAAAAAAAGCAGGAGACCTTGCCGAATTAATCAGTGATGACGGTATACATCTAACTGCAAAAGGGTATAAAGTTTTTAGTCAAGATGTATATAAAAACATAATGAATTTTGTCAAATAA